AGATATCTTCCTCTACCTGCAACAGGAACAAGAATGCTCTCAGGAGAGTCAGTTTATCTTGCACTTACTAGAACGAAGTCGTTTCAAGCAAAAATAAGCGTTCCAATTCGTCTTTTACCTTTCCAAATACATGAACAATTAACATGAGCACATACGCTATAAGCGGAATTGTCACATCATATTTGAGATCGCCAATCTGCTCAGGAAGAGAACACAAAGCCATAATGAATTAGACCTAATTGCAAAAGGTCCACCACCTGCGACATAGTAACCCAACAAAGAGGCACTTCTTTAACAGAACTGAACACCATAAGTCGTATTTAAAGAAATCTTATAAGGAAGAATCAATTGCTGGATTAGACTGTATGTATAACTTGGTGGATTCATCGGAATACAGCTCCCATAAAGCAAAATATAAATTAACGGTACTATGAAACACAACAAAACACTCCAAGCAGGTTGAAAACCCAGCTTATTTATCCTCGCGAGTTAAGTTATTTTGAATTGTGTAAGAAGGATCTGTGAGAACAGTGAAGTATCCCCAGCACAAGAATCCCAGGAACGAAAATGGAGGAAAGAAATACAATTCAATGCCCAGTGGACAATGACACAGGATTATTTTACCATAGCGTGGTTCGATTTCGAGTTTGCTGGATATGCCCAGTCCTGAAAAGTATAATCTAGCTCTTAGGATCCTGCATTGGATCTTGGCATTTGCCGTAATCGCTATGCTTGCAAGCGGGTTCACTATGACCAGCTATCTGACTCCACCTTTGAAGTTCGTTGTTTACGGAAAGCACAAGGCGATTGGTATGACGGTCGGTATTTTGATGCTCGTAAGGCTAGCGATTCGTGTGTGTTTTGGCGTCCCAGAAGCGCAGTTTTCCAGGTTGGAAAATATCTTATTGCGTGTTGTGCATTCTTTACTTTATGTTCTGACAATTGGAGCTGTTTTCTCAGGATACCTAATGTCCTGTAGTGCTGGCAAAGCTGTTTCCTGGTTTGGAGTTTTCGAATTCCCATTGTTGTTTCCGCGAAACCCAGATATCGCAAAAGCAGCGCATGACGCGCATCAGGTCATCATATATTTGCTCGCTTGCCTGGTTGCGCTTCATATTTTGGCAACCCTAAAGCATCTGATTGTTGATAAGGAGAACATTTTCAAACGAATGTTTTAGTGTAGCTCCCGCGCCTTATGCATTTTGTGAGATTCTTCATGCGTTAGGCTTTTTGTCGGTTGGTTTGTTTTCACAGGAGACACAAAGGCAGAGATTTTTTCTCCGGATCGGGTTTCTTTTTTCGCGTCTCTATGCTCCGGAGCGTTGTTAGGCTAGCGCGTGGAACTAAATGAATAACTACAAGCGCGAGTTTCTACATCGCTGTGACAAATAACATAGCTGAAACTTTAACAAGTTGTGATGGAATATTAGTAAAGAGTTGTATGAGAACACATAGTATCGACAGTCGCACCCAATGTAATGAATGAAAAATTGAACACCAAGACAAAAGTCACTCCT
This genomic window from Neorickettsia risticii str. Illinois contains:
- a CDS encoding cytochrome b produces the protein MPSPEKYNLALRILHWILAFAVIAMLASGFTMTSYLTPPLKFVVYGKHKAIGMTVGILMLVRLAIRVCFGVPEAQFSRLENILLRVVHSLLYVLTIGAVFSGYLMSCSAGKAVSWFGVFEFPLLFPRNPDIAKAAHDAHQVIIYLLACLVALHILATLKHLIVDKENIFKRMF